A single window of Channa argus isolate prfri chromosome 10, Channa argus male v1.0, whole genome shotgun sequence DNA harbors:
- the LOC137134572 gene encoding uncharacterized protein isoform X2 yields MMVLWVTLLLLHQGYSLAPVTTVQLGEPVTFTCVFSKNALSSKALHWYKQSTGDTLKLIGSLLKMTTPEYGPEFSERLELKTDKNCSNLTILRTIEEDEGMYHCGVTEWINTKWSGTYLLVKGNSQRTSNYTVVQWLTASDPVRPGDSVTLQCSLLSDSENKKCPGDHSVYWFRAGSEKSHPEIIHTDGNHQCEKRSDTVKSCVYGFSKTISSSDAGTYYCAVATCGQILFGNGTKLDIDGISTLSHTARVIISLLCVVLALSLIVIVVLICAIKNNDCDCCRAAVALNTNCRGQNTQQVKH; encoded by the exons ATGATGGTGTTATGGgttacactgcttcttcttcatCAAGGAT attCACTGGCTCCAGTAACCACAGTTCAACTTGGAGAACCTGTGACCTTCAcatgtgttttctctaaaaatgCCCTCAGCAGTAAAGCGCTTCACTGGTACAAACAAAGTACTGGAGATACTCTGAAATTAATTGGGTCACTATTGAAAATGACAACACCTGAATATGGACCAGAGTTTTCTGAAAGACTGgaattaaaaactgataaaaattgCAGTAACTTGACCATTTTGAGGACGATCGAAGAAGATGAAGGAATGTATCACTGTGGAGTCACAGAGTGGATTAATACTAAATGGAGTGGGACGTATTTGTTAGTGAAAG GAAACAGTCAAAGGACATCAAACTATACTGTTGTTCAGTGGTTGACAGCATCTGATCCAGTCCGTCCAGGAGACTCAGTGACTCTCCAGTGttcacttctctctgactctgaGAACAAGAAGTGTCCAGGAGATCACAGTGTGTACTGGTTCAGAGCTGGATCAGAGAAATCTCATCCAGAAATCATCCACACTGATGGAAATCATCAGTGTGAGAAGAGATCTGACACTGTGAAGAGCTGTGTTTATGGCTTCTCTAAGACCATCAGCTCCTCTGATGCTGGGACTTATTACTGTGCTGTGGCCACATGTGGACagattttatttggaaatggaaCTAAACTGGACATTGACG GAATCAGCACGTTGTCACACACAGCCCGTGTTATCATTTCtttgctgtgtgttgttttggctTTAAGTCTGATTGTTATAGTCGTCCTCATCTGTGCCATCAAGAATAACGACTGTGATTGCTGCAGag CTGCTGTTGCCCTGAACACAAACTGTCGAGGTCAAAACACTCAGCAGGTAAAGCATTGA
- the LOC137134554 gene encoding signal-regulatory protein beta-2-like: FNSDSLAPVTTVQLGEPVTFTCVFSKNALSSKALHWYKQSTGDTLKLIGSLLKMTTPEYGPEFSERLELKTDKNCSNLTILRTIEEDEGMYHCGVTEWINTKWSGTYLLVKGNSQRTSNYTVVQWSTASDPVRPGDSVTLQCSLLSDSENKKCPGDHSVYWFRAGSEKSHPEIIHTDGNHQCEKRSDTVKSCVYGVSKTISSSDAGTYYCAVATCGQILFGNGTKLDIDGNFIINLFEQVISVICI, encoded by the exons tttaattcagattCACTGGCTCCAGTAACCACAGTTCAACTTGGAGAACCTGTGACCTTCAcatgtgttttctctaaaaatgCCCTCAGCAGTAAAGCGCTTCACTGGTACAAACAAAGTACTGGAGATACTCTGAAATTAATTGGGTCACTATTGAAAATGACAACACCTGAATATGGACCAGAGTTTTCTGAAAGACTGgaattaaaaactgataaaaattgCAGTAACTTGACCATTTTGAGGACGATCGAAGAAGATGAAGGAATGTATCACTGTGGAGTCACAGAGTGGATTAATACTAAATGGAGTGGGACGTATTTGTTAGTGAAAG GAAACAGTCAAAGGACATCAAACTATACTGTTGTTCAGTGGTCGACAGCATCTGATCCAGTCCGTCCAGGAGACTCAGTGACTCTCCAGTGttcacttctctctgactctgaGAACAAGAAGTGTCCAGGAGATCACAGTGTGTACTGGTTCAGAGCTGGATCAGAGAAATCTCATCCAGAAATCATCCACACTGATGGAAATCATCAGTGTGAGAAGAGATCTGACACTGTGAAGAGCTGTGTATATGGCGTCTCTAAGACCATCAGCTCCTCTGATGCTGGGACTTATTACTGTGCTGTGGCCACATGTGGACagattttatttggaaatggaaCTAAACTGGACATTGACGGTAACTTTATCATTAATCTGTTTGAACAAGTTATCAGTGTAATCTGTATCtaa
- the LOC137134572 gene encoding uncharacterized protein isoform X1: protein MMVLWVTLLLLHQGYSLAPVTTVQLGEPVTFTCVFSKNALSSKALHWYKQSTGDTLKLIGSLLKMTTPEYGPEFSERLELKTDKNCSNLTILRTIEEDEGMYHCGVTEWINTKWSGTYLLVKGNSQRTSNYTVVQWLTASDPVRPGDSVTLQCSLLSDSENKKCPGDHSVYWFRAGSEKSHPEIIHTDGNHQCEKRSDTVKSCVYGFSKTISSSDAGTYYCAVATCGQILFGNGTKLDIDGISTLSHTARVIISLLCVVLALSLIVIVVLICAIKNNDCDCCRAAVALNTNCRGQNTQQRKMDIRIYSAVVFSMKTDRGGIRDGKAAERAKIYTAVKAFGVE, encoded by the exons ATGATGGTGTTATGGgttacactgcttcttcttcatCAAGGAT attCACTGGCTCCAGTAACCACAGTTCAACTTGGAGAACCTGTGACCTTCAcatgtgttttctctaaaaatgCCCTCAGCAGTAAAGCGCTTCACTGGTACAAACAAAGTACTGGAGATACTCTGAAATTAATTGGGTCACTATTGAAAATGACAACACCTGAATATGGACCAGAGTTTTCTGAAAGACTGgaattaaaaactgataaaaattgCAGTAACTTGACCATTTTGAGGACGATCGAAGAAGATGAAGGAATGTATCACTGTGGAGTCACAGAGTGGATTAATACTAAATGGAGTGGGACGTATTTGTTAGTGAAAG GAAACAGTCAAAGGACATCAAACTATACTGTTGTTCAGTGGTTGACAGCATCTGATCCAGTCCGTCCAGGAGACTCAGTGACTCTCCAGTGttcacttctctctgactctgaGAACAAGAAGTGTCCAGGAGATCACAGTGTGTACTGGTTCAGAGCTGGATCAGAGAAATCTCATCCAGAAATCATCCACACTGATGGAAATCATCAGTGTGAGAAGAGATCTGACACTGTGAAGAGCTGTGTTTATGGCTTCTCTAAGACCATCAGCTCCTCTGATGCTGGGACTTATTACTGTGCTGTGGCCACATGTGGACagattttatttggaaatggaaCTAAACTGGACATTGACG GAATCAGCACGTTGTCACACACAGCCCGTGTTATCATTTCtttgctgtgtgttgttttggctTTAAGTCTGATTGTTATAGTCGTCCTCATCTGTGCCATCAAGAATAACGACTGTGATTGCTGCAGag CTGCTGTTGCCCTGAACACAAACTGTCGAGGTCAAAACACTCAGCAG AGAAAAATGGACATACGGATTTATTCTGCTGTTGTCTTTTCCATGAAAACTGACCGTGGTGGAATAAGGGAtggaaaagcagcagagagagcaAAGATCTACACTGCAGTTAAGGCTTTTGGAGTGGAATAA